The following are encoded in a window of Streptomyces sp. Go-475 genomic DNA:
- a CDS encoding DUF2993 domain-containing protein gives MRALRILLIFVVILGGLFVIADRLAVNFAEGEAADRLKATENLAATPDVSIKGFPFLTQVVGGSLDDIEVGIKNYEAAAGNGAQRIRIDDLRADMKGVEFSGDYSSATATSATGTATISYDELLKTAKSEPTQVAPGVTAHVVGLSDGGNGKIKVTVEATVLGTKVPEPVSVLSTVTVVDGDTVRVKADGLPEFAGVDLAENRVRAITDFQQKIDGLPGGIKLDTVQAAPNGVEITVKGSDVRLAG, from the coding sequence ATGCGCGCACTGCGAATACTGCTGATCTTCGTCGTGATCCTGGGGGGCCTCTTCGTCATCGCCGACCGGCTCGCCGTGAACTTCGCCGAGGGCGAGGCCGCCGACCGGCTGAAGGCGACGGAGAACCTCGCGGCGACCCCGGACGTCAGCATCAAGGGCTTCCCGTTCCTCACCCAGGTCGTCGGCGGCTCCCTGGACGACATCGAGGTCGGCATCAAGAACTACGAGGCCGCCGCGGGCAACGGCGCCCAGCGGATCCGTATCGACGACCTCCGGGCCGACATGAAGGGCGTCGAGTTCTCCGGCGACTACAGCTCCGCCACCGCCACCAGCGCCACCGGCACGGCGACCATCTCCTACGACGAGCTGCTGAAGACGGCGAAGTCCGAGCCCACCCAGGTCGCCCCGGGCGTCACCGCCCACGTCGTCGGCCTCTCCGACGGCGGCAACGGCAAGATCAAGGTGACGGTCGAGGCCACCGTGCTCGGCACCAAGGTGCCCGAGCCGGTCTCCGTGCTCAGCACCGTGACGGTGGTCGACGGCGACACCGTGCGGGTGAAGGCCGACGGCCTGCCCGAGTTCGCCGGGGTCGACCTCGCCGAGAACCGCGTCCGGGCGATCACCGACTTCCAGCAGAAGATCGACGGTCTGCCCGGCGGCATCAAGCTGGACACGGTCCAGGCGGCCCCGAACGGCGTCGAGATCACGGTGAAGGGTTCCGACGTCCGGCTCGCCGGGTAG
- a CDS encoding MoaD/ThiS family protein, with protein sequence MPKVTVRYWAAAKAAAGVAEEPYEAATLAEALTGVRERHPGELERVLRRCSFLVDGDPVGTRAHETVRLADGGTVEVLPPFAGG encoded by the coding sequence ATGCCAAAGGTCACGGTGCGCTACTGGGCCGCCGCCAAGGCCGCGGCCGGGGTGGCCGAGGAGCCGTACGAGGCGGCCACGCTCGCCGAGGCGCTCACCGGGGTGCGCGAGCGACACCCGGGCGAACTGGAGCGCGTCCTGCGGCGCTGCTCGTTCCTCGTGGACGGCGACCCCGTGGGCACCCGCGCCCATGAGACGGTACGGCTGGCCGACGGCGGCACGGTCGAGGTGCTCCCGCCGTTCGCAGGAGGGTGA
- a CDS encoding alpha/beta fold hydrolase, with protein MSSGPAGHVARSTDRPHSETTRGASVRRFTRRFLRTSDGVSIDAVYDPGAAVHDGSRTPSGHPVFVVAHGFTGAVDRPHVRRVAQAFARHGAVVTFSFRGHGASGGRSTVGDREVLDLAAAVRWARELGHARVGTVGFSMGGSVVLRHAALHPRQTDAVVSVSAPARWYYRGTAPMRRLHWLVTRPAGRVVGRYGFRTRIHHRDWDPVPLSPVQAVPRIAPTPLLIVHGDADGYFPVDHPRMLAAAAGDQGELWLEPGMGHAEHAASDELLTRIGEWVVGRAG; from the coding sequence ATGAGCTCTGGTCCGGCAGGTCATGTGGCACGTTCCACCGATCGTCCGCACTCCGAGACGACCCGTGGAGCGTCTGTGCGGAGGTTCACGCGGCGGTTTCTGCGCACCTCGGACGGTGTGTCGATCGACGCCGTATACGACCCGGGTGCCGCCGTGCACGACGGCTCCCGGACGCCTTCCGGTCACCCGGTGTTCGTCGTCGCGCACGGCTTCACCGGGGCCGTCGACCGGCCGCACGTGCGCCGGGTGGCCCAGGCCTTCGCCCGGCACGGGGCCGTCGTCACGTTCTCCTTCCGGGGGCACGGGGCGTCCGGCGGGCGCTCCACGGTCGGGGACCGGGAGGTGCTCGACCTGGCGGCGGCGGTGCGCTGGGCGCGGGAGCTGGGGCACGCGCGCGTGGGCACGGTCGGGTTCTCCATGGGCGGCTCGGTGGTGCTGCGGCACGCGGCGCTGCACCCGCGGCAGACCGACGCGGTGGTGTCGGTGAGCGCGCCGGCCCGGTGGTACTACCGGGGCACCGCGCCCATGCGGCGGCTGCACTGGCTGGTGACGCGGCCCGCGGGGCGCGTGGTGGGGCGCTACGGCTTCCGTACGCGCATCCACCACCGGGACTGGGACCCGGTGCCGCTGTCCCCGGTGCAGGCCGTGCCGCGGATCGCCCCGACCCCGCTGCTGATCGTGCACGGCGACGCCGACGGCTACTTTCCCGTCGACCATCCCCGCATGCTGGCCGCGGCCGCCGGTGACCAGGGCGAACTGTGGCTGGAGCCCGGCATGGGGCACGCCGAGCACGCGGCGAGCGACGAGCTGCTGACCCGGATCGGGGAGTGGGTCGTCGGCCGGGCGGGCTAG
- a CDS encoding response regulator transcription factor, whose amino-acid sequence MSSLLLLTNALQPSTEVLPALGLLLHNVRVAPAEGPALVDTPGADVILVDGRRDLPQVRSLCQLLRSTGPGCPLILVVTEGGLAAVTADWGIDDVLLDTAGPAEVEARLRLAMGRQQIVSDDSPMEIRNGDLSVDEATYSAKLKGRVLDLTFKEFELLKYLAQHPGRVFTRAQLLQEVWGYDYFGGTRTVDVHVRRLRAKLGPEHESLIGTVRNVGYRFVTPEKPEKMERAAEEAKAKATKAKPDNKGESAELDAAEVRAEA is encoded by the coding sequence ATGAGTTCTCTGCTGCTCCTGACCAACGCCCTCCAGCCGTCGACGGAGGTGCTCCCCGCCCTCGGCCTGCTCCTGCACAACGTGCGGGTGGCCCCCGCGGAAGGCCCCGCGCTCGTCGACACCCCCGGTGCCGACGTCATCCTCGTCGACGGCCGGCGCGACCTGCCCCAGGTGCGCAGCCTGTGCCAGCTGCTGCGCTCCACCGGGCCGGGCTGCCCGCTGATCCTGGTCGTCACGGAGGGCGGTCTCGCCGCCGTCACCGCGGACTGGGGCATCGACGACGTCCTGCTCGACACCGCCGGCCCCGCGGAGGTCGAGGCGCGTCTGCGCCTGGCCATGGGCCGGCAGCAGATCGTCAGCGACGACTCCCCGATGGAGATCCGCAACGGCGACCTGTCGGTCGACGAGGCGACGTACTCCGCCAAGCTCAAGGGCCGCGTCCTCGACCTCACCTTCAAGGAGTTCGAGCTCCTGAAGTACCTCGCGCAGCACCCCGGCCGCGTCTTCACGCGCGCCCAGCTGCTCCAGGAGGTCTGGGGCTACGACTACTTCGGCGGCACGCGCACGGTCGACGTGCACGTACGGCGGCTGCGCGCCAAGCTCGGCCCCGAGCACGAGTCGCTCATCGGCACCGTCCGGAACGTCGGTTATCGATTTGTTACGCCGGAGAAGCCGGAGAAGATGGAGCGCGCCGCCGAGGAGGCGAAGGCCAAGGCCACCAAGGCAAAGCCGGACAACAAGGGCGAGTCGGCCGAGCTGGACGCCGCCGAGGTCCGCGCCGAGGCGTGA